From a single Caloenas nicobarica isolate bCalNic1 chromosome 12, bCalNic1.hap1, whole genome shotgun sequence genomic region:
- the LOC135993663 gene encoding olfactory receptor 14J1-like has product MCNSSSITQFLLLAFTETRELQLLHFWLFLGIYLAALLGNGLIITTIACDQHLHTPMYFFLLNLSVLDLGCISTTVPKSMANSLWDTRAISYSGCAAQLFSFAFLIVAEYSMLTVMSYDRYVAICKPLHYGTLLGSRACVHMAAAAWATGFLHALLHTANTFSLPLCKGNALDQFFCEIPQILKLSCSDASLMELGLIVVSACLVFMCFIFIVLSYVQILRAVLRIPSEEGRHKAFSMCLPHLAVVSLFVSTIMFSHLKLPSISSPSLDLVVSVLYSVVPPAVNPLIYSMRNQELKDALRKLMAGCFSKAIICSSFAHHL; this is encoded by the coding sequence atgtgcaacagcagctccatcacccagttcctcctcctggcattcacagagacacgggagctgcagctcttgcacttctggctcttcctgggcatctacctggctgccctcctgggcaacggcctcatcatcaccaccatagcctgtgaccagcacctccacacacccatgtacttcttcctcctcaacctctctgtcctcgacctgggctgcatctccaccactgttcccaaatccatggccaactccctctgggacaccagggccatctcatactcgggatgtgctgcacagctcttttcgtTTGCCTTCTTGATAGTAGCAGAGTATTCTATGCTCAcagtcatgtcctacgaccgctacgttgccatctgcaaacccctgcactatgggaccctcctgggcagcagagcttgtgtccacatggcagcagctgcctgggccactgggtttctccatgctctgctgcacacggccaatacattttcactgccactctgcaagggcaatgccctggaccagttcttctgtgaaatcccccagatcctcaagctctcctgctcagatgcctccctcatggaacttgggcttattgtggttagtgcctgtttagtttttatgtgtttcattttcatcgtgctgtcctatgtacagatcttgagggccgtgctgaggatcccctctgaggagggacggcacaaagccttttccatgtgcctccctcacctggccgtggtctccctgtttgtcagcactatcatgttttcccatctgaaactcccctccatctcttccccatccttggacctggtggtgtctgttctgtactcggtggtgcctccagcagtgaatcccctcatctacagcatgaggaaccaggagctcaaggatgccctgaggaaactaaTGGCTggatgcttttcaaaagcaataatCTGCTCCTCTTTTGCCCATCACCTGTGA